Genomic DNA from Gossypium hirsutum isolate 1008001.06 chromosome A01, Gossypium_hirsutum_v2.1, whole genome shotgun sequence:
ttccaaaaatcaaaagaagatGTTCAATTTAAGAAATTTTTGGAGGTCCTGaaacaattacatattaataTACCATTGATGGAAGCATTGGAGCAAATGCTTAATTACATTAAGTTCatgaaatatattttatcaaAGAAGTGAAGGTTAGTAGAATTTGAAACTATTACTCTCATTGAAGGGTGCACAATAATGCGTAGAAACAAATTGCCACCAAAACTgaaggatccagggagttttGCTATACCTTGCTCTATTGGCAACCATTATGTAGGCAAAacattatgtgatttgggtggaagcataaatctaatgcctatgtctattttcaGGAAGCTTGGAATAGGAAAGGCGAGACCCACAACTGTCACAATACAGTTAGCTAATAAATCCTATGCACATCCAGAAGGTAAAATCGAAGACATGCTGGCAAGagttgacaaatttatttttccagcaGATTTTATTATTCTGGAATTTGAGGCTGATAAAGAGGTACTAATCATACTTGGGAGACCTTTTTTAGCAATTGGTAGAACATTAATTAATGTCCAAAAAGGTGAATTAACTATAAGAGTTAATGATCAACAATTAACTTTTAATGACTTTAATGCTATGATGTGTGCAGATACAAATGAAGAATGCCATGCTATTGAGATTATTGATACAACAatacaagaaaaaaaatgaagatttTTGTTCTAACACTTTAGAAAATAATGCAGATGTATGCGAGTTAATTGATGCAGGCATGATTACAGATCTTGATAAACTGATGGAAGTTCAGCAAATTGGAAATGGATCAAGGAGAAGTTTCGAATCATTAAATTTGTCCGACCATTCTTTTGAACCTCCTCAACCATACATAGAAGACCTTTCTACGCTAGAATTGAATTCTTTACCAGTACGTTTGAAGTACATGTGGGAGATAACAACATATTGCCAGTAGTTATCTCTACTAAGTTAACAACATATCAATAGGCTTAATTATTGAAAGTTTTAAGGAAATCTAAGAAATTCTTAGGGTGATCAATTGTAGATATGAAGGAAATCAGTCCAGGAATTTGCATGCACAAGATAATCTGGAGGATTCCCATGGCAAATCTATTGACCAGTAAAGGAGATTGAATCCCATCATGAAGGAAGTTATGAAAAATAAGATTATCAAATGGTTGGATGCTGAAATTATATACCCAATTTTCGATAGTTCTTAGGTAAGCCCTATTCAATGTGAACCTAAAAAAGGGGTGTCGTTGTGCTAAGCAACGATAGCGTCGAACTTATTCCTACTCATATTGTCACGGGATGAAGGGTTTGTATGGATTATCAGAAAATGAACAAACAAATAAGGAAGGACCATTTCCCTTTGCCATTTATCGATCAAATGTTGGATAGACTAGCTGGAAAAGCCTTCTACTACTTTTTTGgatggatactcagggtacaATTAGATTGCCATAATTTCTACTGCTCAagaaaagaccacattcatatGTCCATATGGAACTTTTACATTTAGAAGAGTGCCATTTGGATTATGCAATGCCCCTGCAACTTTTTAGCGTTGTATAATGGCAATATTTTTAGACATGGTGGAGAAATTCCTAGAaatctttatggatgatttctctgtGTTTGGCGATAATTTgaagtgtaacatcccaaaaatcaggggTTAGTGGAATCAGGTTTGTGAATTGTGAGAGAgtgatcatgccttaatttttaagattatctatgcatttttaaaaaataaatgatgatTGCTTtattggttaagtgttagtgaaacgttccttgaagcccaagttcaaatcccttctttcttaccatttttattattttgcaaaatttgccttaaaccctagtatgtgacatgccttgttttaaagtaaatattgtaaaattatttcaagaaagaggaaaaagcctaatggttaaaagaaatatgagaaagcatggaaatgaaataagctcccaagttcaaatcctttcCCTTACAAAATCCTTTGTTTTTTCATCCATATccttgaaccctaagtataaatacaacttttttattgtatttttcatcttttaattcaaattttcccTACCCTAGTCATTTACCTTTTCTCTCtcctcttctctcttcaattttctttcttatcccattgttgtcgtcgcctacacctctcattttaccatctctttcttcttatttttgcATTAAGATTGTGAAATATCTCCTTTActctatttttgaaatttatctcATCTAAATGagccccaaatctaaaatcttgaaccgTAAGATCGATCTCAAACATTGCCAGGAAAGTGCCATTgccgtttctctcaactagcttgggtaagatctcttttctcttcaattttttttattaatcttgtcaattaaaaacaaaaatttccaGATCTGGAATTTGAGGGTCTTTAAATTATGTCaaaggtatttttttttaaaattttaatgagatctcaaatcgttttaaaattcagcccgAATATTGGTCACCATAGGTGGTGGTGCatgcgcctatgtgcaagaaagggggctgttttgtttcttgggtcttgaaaatatttttataatattaaattgtgTTATTTAACCCTCCTAATAAGCCTTTAATCATATGATAATTAGGGATAGACATTTTTAATCAATTAGCCAATCAGATCCCACAAATcatgaagcgtaagtgcaattaaggataaTTAGTTTGGTATTtcaacatagttgttgggtaaaggttatgaatggattaaatgaaggaatttactcattaattagctactaatttcccagtatattattgaattaggtgctgacccaaatgcCCTAAATCATCTGTAAAGGCaaagaacgattgtacgtacggtTCACATCAAtatagtgtaaggaatctaactagtttggattcacaaaataattataatttcaacgattggtttgaactcataagtggtgTTTTGGGGATGGTTTAatgctaaatttattttatttatattgaattttggtttaggttcctTTAgggatgtaacaccctaaaaatttaagtatttatttttgttgttgtgttgcataaatgcatgcttgcttcagtggttaagtgccctgagaagtgttggagaagtcctgagttcaagcccTGGCTTGTACaatttgtttttgcatgaattaAACCTGTTTCTGATCAGTAGGTCTTTTAAATAAAAGTGGGTAAAGTATGACACAAGAAGCTTGCTGATCTaggggtaagtggcgtgtggagtgtaccAGTGGGTTTGAGGTTCGAGTCGTAGATTTTGCAAAGGATTTTTATTTTGCTATAAGTGTCGTGGAGGTGTCCTAGGTTGACCGAAATTGAGGAGTTGGAATGGGTTTGAATGGGTGGTTGAGAAGAGAAAAACTAGGAGATTTTGAGGGGATTTAGATAGTGATCAGGTTGAGTGATGtgaggagggattttaggagaaattGTAGGAAGTTGGGGAGAGAGGAGGAAGTGTACCGAATTAGGTTTGTGGAATTCAAGAAGTTCGGCTAGAgtggaatttatgaaaaaattatcagttttgttttcttttttgttggtGGCCGAATAGTGTTGGGGGTTTCTCTAGGGTTTTGCGaatttgtttattcattttttgtacCATTTGTTCCTTTTCTTTTAACACTTTTGAGATTTGGAAAATTGTGACTCTTAGGTTTTCTTCTTGGTCGACTACTCTACCTTCTCCCTCCCTTTTCTGGCTTGTTTTTAACCGtatatcttttcttctttttctttctgcaTCTCTTCTGTTTCCAATCGCTCCTCTTACCACCTCCCATCATTTTGAACACTTTCTGAATAccctttctcttttcctctcctCTTGTCATCTTTGCACCATTAATACTTTGATTGTGGCGGTATTGCTTCCTTCCTACTTCTGCTTTTAGGTTTTTACAATTAATCCTTGAACCACCGGTAGGTGTTTGAATTTCTCTTTGTTCATTCTTTTTTCTCAATGTGGTAATCTCCTTTTAACACTGTGGTTCTGCCGATTGCTGCTAGGGGCTCATCTCAGTAGTCAAGGGGTTAAGCCGATCATTCTTTCCCAACTAGTGATTTTTCACTCGTGGTAACTGCTATAAGTGCTTGATTTACGTATCTTGGGTTATATATTCTTATGAATGGTATAACTGTTTCGTGTGAAGGTTAAAGCATTGGAGGGAACGTTGGTTTTGGAACAGAAGGAGTGTTGCGATTGTTCGGTTTGTAAGTAGTGATAATCGATTAAAGTATATTCAGTACTATAGTTTTGAGGTTGACTACGAATAGGGACTGATGATGAGGTTGTTGTTAATCATAGGTGCTTTGATCTCGGAAGTGTTTCTGCTACAATCTCATAACAGGTGTATGTGCAACACTACCATTAGATGTGAAAcgacaaaagctgaaaagtcgAATGGAGGGCTGTcaacaccacacgggcgtgtggcagtctgtgtggcaggccgtgtggcaAAACATGGCTGTGTGATCGACGAGAAAGCCATGAGCAATTTCATGGGCCAAAATGGtattgggctattttgggccaaactgggccatgtgggcctaatggtcCTGTGGGCCCCACATGAGAAAAACACACAAAAGTGTGGTATATATTGGGCCAAGCTTTGTAAACCACACGACTAAGGCCGTTTCTAGGGTATATTGGCCATATAGCGTATGGGCCCACATTGGCCCGAAACATGAGTTGTAGGCCCAGTATCactgattgactgttaaggttgcacgagtcactCAAGACGATTGTGGACCTTCTATTGGGCCGGTATGTACACCTGGGCCCTTAGTTTGTTAAGATGACTGTTTTACCCCTgtgtgatgtatgactgtttgacatgccatttttactgtatgtacatttatattatgttgcatcgtttgggatatatgattttagaGGAAGTGTACTTAAAGGTTGTAAGCATATTATCGGGACCTCTGCtacaaatattgttttagtgtCGCAACTGGCAcaacttggtgtgtagggttggatgggtcgattttatccccacatggtgtgtagggctggtacagagatggtgtgtagtggatggattgggtaggattctttgCTTGCATattgtactgaaatgggctaagtcCCAGACTGCCATtgttattgaaatgggcttaggcccaaactgctACTGCTATTGAAAGAGGGGCTAAGGCCCTGAACTGGAACTGaaaaggcttaggcccaaattgtgtttactctgacTGTTTGCTattatgggatttcacacactgagtttacataaactcacccatctattaTCTATGCAGGAAATCCCTAACCTTAGACAGATCAAGATGATGGAGGACTCATAGGTGGCCACTCGATgaagtttcttttaattttataattaagattttattttgggttttcattttgtaataaggcgtctttaattttattttttcgttaatttggggatttagttaCTTAAATTTTAATCTGGTAGTAGTAGGTCTCGAATTTTCAAGAaagtataattaatttttttttgaaaataccacgtttacgcaacacattttgaaagcttctgcaacaaacagtgttttaaaatttaataacaaactaatataattaatattttgctaaaaaaattgagttttcgCAATGAACCGGACATCCTAAACATTTGTTTGGAACCTAAGGAAGTTTTATGTAGAACGAATTTTCACGCAAATTATGTTTTGGAAAAACTCTCCAATTTGACATCACAGATTCAGTAATAACGTCTATGCCAGGTTTACGATgttaatttagtggtatcagagccaggttgcaaaactcaattctggatttgggttttttttcaaaaacatgaaaatttcatcaacattgttttaaaatggtttaaaGTGATTATCTGGAAATGTTTTAATGAATGAGTGGACACTGAGTCTccgcgccgatcctgtaagttttcTGATTGTTTATTCTAAATGGATAATATTGAAATGTTATTAGTAAGACTAACTTTAGGTAGTAAAACTGTACTGAAACtctttagttagagtaaactATGAACTGTAGTAAGAATAAGAACTGCGAAAACAAAACTCTGAGATAATATTGTTGATAAGGTATCGATAATAAAATTGGAACAATAAGCTGATTggcataaaaattttaatatcgaTAAAAGCACGATTGGgtaatgagcactagaggtactcgtggtAGAGGCTGTAGcagaggccgtggaggtgcttGAGCTAGGTCTTCATCTTCGGGACACTAGCTTAATGAGGAAGTTGgagaggcaccagcttcacctATGACTGAGACAGGGTCTCAAAATTGAGTGGCTGGGGACGACACATTATTCCAAGCGATGTTGAGGATTCTAGAAAGGGTCACTGGGTCTAGTATTGGTTCTATGGGCAGTAGGTTGGTTACGGAATGGCTCAGGTCTAATGGGGTTGAGATATTCAGGGGTATTGCTAGAATGACCCTTAatttggctgaatattggatcgaggccacggagaggatcatggatgacctcaaCTGCATCCCcgagcaaaaattaaagggtgcagtATCACTGTTGAGAGATgaggcctaccagtggtggcttaccaTCAAAGAAGGCACTCAAACTGATCGATTGACTTGAGAGTTTGTAAAAAGTACTTTTCAGGCTAAGTATGTGGGTGCCAGTTATACGGATCCTATTAGGAGGGAATTTCTAAATCTAATTCAGGGGATAAGTCAGTAgctgagtatgaggctgaatttctgtGTCTGAGCTGCTATGCACGTGGGATGATGGAAACTGAATACGAGCGGTGCGTTTGATTTGAGGATCGCCTCAGAGATGGTTTAAGGGTTCTTATATCCCCTAAGAAGGAGTGGGATTTCACAGCACTGGTTGACAAGGCAAAAATTGCCGAGTATGTGACGCGCGTTGAGCGCCAGAACAGAGAGAAAGGTAGAGCTAAGAGGGATGCTGGGCCCTCAAATTCTTTTCAGAGGTTTAAGAAAAAGCCTAAAGCTGTTGGGCTAATCAGAGTTAGGATCCCTGCTGCTGCTACTACTGGATTACAGTTTTGTGCTGATTGTGAAAAAGGCCACCAGGGCGAATATTGGAAAAAGATGGGTACATGTCTGAGATGCAGATCATTGGAGCACCATGTCAGAGATTGTCAATGGAGGCCTGAGTAAACACAAGCTATTGGTTTGGGTAACGTACAGCGGGGTGGTCAGTAGCCACCGAGAGGCTGAGGTCAGTTCAGGGGtggaaatggtttgggctgtggtcatggagcaccaggcagaggtgtgggtcatactgaggtgaggcagctggcactggtttatgctgcacgtcacCGAGAGAATAGAGATGCTCCAGATTTCattacgggtacgttctttatccagaatgtaccttatactacatTGATTGATGtcgggtctactcattcatacataGCATGCTCTGTGTCTAAGATATTGGGTTTTATAGTTGAAAACACTATGAGTGAGATTACTGTTCTAAGTCCGCTGGGGTAGTCCATTTGGATAAATAAGATGTTTAGAGATGTTCCCTTGAAGATAGAAGGAGTTATCTTTCTGGCCAATCTtatggagctacctttcggagaattcgacctaatactgggcatggattggttagttaaACATCAGGTAAGCTTGGATTGTGCCACCAAATGGGTTGTACTGAGAGCTGAGGCAGATGAGGAGGTAGTGGTAATTGGGGAATGACAGAAGtatttgagtaatgtaatttCTGCACTAAAGGCCGAGAAATTGGTTcacaagggttgtgaggcgttctTGGCCTATGTTAGTGTTTCGGATGTTGGGGACTCTTCGGTAAAGGATATCAGGACTGATAAGGATTTTTTAGACGTCTTTCCTGAAGAGCTACTAGGGGTACCTCTAGAATGTGAAGTGGAGGTTGGTATTGAACTCTTTCCTGGTATGGCTCTGGTGTCCATTGCCTcttatagaatggcactgaaAGCGCTTATGGAGCTTAAGGCCCAGATTCAAGAGCTACTGGACTGTGGGTTTATTTGATCTAGTGTGTCTTTGTGGgaagcaccagttttatttgtgaaaaagaaggatgaatGATCACGTgtttttgtgataggttttaaaattttataattactcgttATTAAACTagctattatcacgatgtaggcaagtgtacctatcgaacagtagtatagttttagcaagaccggattgtcgaactcaaagaaactaaaagtactagtaatgactatctttttattatctagcctaagaataaagaggttttttttaattaaataattttctaaactaagaacaaacaaagaaaagaattggggaattgcttttggggaaaatcattgacttaagacaatacttaaggaaaaatacacctagactttacttgttattctggctccgaaccggacgatttattcattcaacttgttccttagagatccctaagttatgttattatccctattcaagaccaataacgtctaatccctagattgaataaccgagacctttctctaattaacactctagggttgtattaactcgatctatggatctctttattaggtttcaccctaatccagaaaaatcttatcaccctatgtcTGGGCGcacaaacaactccgcttaattatgacaaatatacttttagacagggtctattcatcctttgaataagagcttgtcttgaatcggtatcctgggatatcaaaacaagtattaagaacacataattaagaacaagttaaatatttatcatacgattcagaaaataataacaagatttgtcttaggtttcattccccttaggtatttaggggttttagttcataactatataagaaaatatctcagaagaataaagaataaaaaacttaaagaaaacctaaaaatcctgaagggaaattgaggagggATCTTCAGTcatgatgatgaatccagcttctgagatggatcaatcggcttccttggagtaaatccttactccctattctccgtctcccttttctttctcctctagggtttatttataggctttggaatgcctaaagccctcaaaattagccttttctgaattggactcaacttgggctcggcagggacacgcctgtggcacacgcccgtgttcgattacttctggccgtgttcgagcctgccaaattgacatggccgtgtagtcttcccgtgtgaggaggtccaggccgtgttgatttcgtactttggcccattttctccatttttggcccgtttctcgttcctttcgctctcctatgctctcctaagtataaaacatgaaattaaagcattgggagcatcgaattcaccaattctaatggaaaatcatccataaaatgcattaaacatggggtaaaaatatgtataaattacggtttattaaacacccccacacttaagtatttgcttgtcctcaagcaaaattctcaactcataatcaaaataaattcttctcaacttataatttctatcgataatatatCAGAATAattcataggtaatcatacattgagaattcaactaaaagaacataaaagtttcaagcattccaagttgagtatttaatcatgcaaacataggtgtctctccgcatctaagtaattacctttgattcagaatatcacagtcttacatcctcactaaagattcactaaaatcactcgaggtgtttaaggacaataaatgaagcattcaatagtcaataatgaaaagtcattaccataggcttgcataaaaatcaaatctctaccactataatttaagatgatacattaatcaaaaggtctttggagggttgtagtgaggcttggttaggggggtgtggtcacaagctgaaagaaagggttagaatcgggattgaattgaaaaattgcctagctagaaaaagagttaatcttcacttgcgtacaacagagctttttctcaaaatatgaaattacagatatgtatacatagtttctttttaaattacaagttaaaataatatagactaactattaagaaaaAACCATAGCTAAGCAattcattcaactcaaatctcgacaaaaatagggattaatttaggggatttcaacaataatgggttaaaggttaatattgaggttaatacaaggaatggcttgttaggctcaaatgggttcactaagggttaatcatggaggtaggcttttcatggcatgaatgggttaatcctaagtgccttaatcattttgatatatcaaataaaatggtgtggtggtctcgacatgcataatcaagcaagttctagaataatagttcaatactgacgcactcaaagcaataataaaagtgagcatgaaagaattaatagatgctcaaaaggctcaaaaatctcaaaaaaaaattatggctttttgatgttaaaatttgtgaatcccaactcaaagtaatacctaaactttggggaaacagcttaagattttgaattcttaaaaatcaactcatcatgcttgattctctaatatcttaaagttaaaaaatcaattcataattgcctatgttttaattcaagatatatcaatcaaaatcataaatcaatcaaaatttatcctaaatatgatatgagagctttttaagagaacaag
This window encodes:
- the LOC107917474 gene encoding uncharacterized protein translates to MDWLVKHQVSLDCATKWVVLRAEADEEAEKLVHKGCEAFLAYVSVSDVGDSSVKDIRTDKDFLDVFPEELLGVPLECEVEVGIELFPGMALVSIASYRMALKALMELKAQIQELLDCGFI